In Nocardioides dokdonensis FR1436, the following are encoded in one genomic region:
- a CDS encoding S8 family peptidase, producing MTPPRHRLLALTSAAVLTLSVLGPTGAAAESSTPDTTSTTPSTATGAVERLAATRPGLGRLAATPVVARRERAIVTFGAVPSPAQVAQLRALGLVVQPMSRLPLALVEGPRSALLASVVDGIGLDVYPDEQLSYHDTASSDVVSSSPKAAAALRRKGLTGKGVTVGIVDSGCDGTHPDLTQRMAYNTILVSPEYANAGTDPMLVVPTTGSPYDNTDLGSGHGTHVAGIVAADGSTGAEHIGVAPDAKLACFAIGAVITTTAVVTAYDHMLADDDLFDIDVINNSWGNSFRQYDPADPVNVATKAVTKRGAVVVFSAGNSGSDDAEASVSPFNQAPWVISVAASDLDRKRGDFSSNGLEHDNLRAVPIGPDGHTVVRGDRFGSTSPDLTAPGVQISSSCDSTGSVIGPCPQGGNASASGTSMSSPHIAGVAAVLVQANPRLTPRQVQDALKATATRVTGDAGTVLSYQVGYGHVNLDQAVRLVQGRSGKRLSRAISKRMRAADRRLAREDAWSVRRSDVWQDDAPVLTLGGSYSETHDVRVGRRTDALKVALVYPTPGTAANLALYTATVRDADGEQVARTTTEIGYSTGSASALVEGLAPGRYTVEVSGDYSVSDPDTIDSDSVNGRVVFLQVAQLRKRR from the coding sequence ATGACGCCCCCGCGCCACCGCCTGCTCGCGCTCACCAGCGCCGCAGTCCTCACGCTCTCCGTCCTCGGCCCCACCGGCGCCGCAGCCGAGAGCTCCACCCCCGACACCACGAGCACGACGCCGAGCACGGCGACCGGCGCCGTGGAGCGCCTCGCCGCCACCCGCCCCGGCCTGGGTCGACTCGCTGCCACGCCCGTCGTGGCCCGGCGCGAGCGGGCGATCGTCACCTTCGGCGCCGTCCCCTCCCCCGCCCAGGTCGCGCAGCTGCGTGCGCTGGGCCTGGTCGTGCAGCCGATGAGCCGGCTCCCGCTGGCCCTGGTCGAAGGCCCGCGCAGCGCGCTCCTGGCCAGCGTCGTGGACGGCATCGGCCTCGACGTCTACCCCGACGAGCAGCTGAGCTACCACGACACCGCCTCGAGCGACGTCGTCTCCTCCAGCCCGAAGGCCGCGGCCGCCCTGCGCCGCAAGGGCCTCACGGGCAAGGGCGTCACGGTCGGGATCGTCGACTCCGGCTGCGACGGCACCCACCCCGACCTGACCCAGCGGATGGCCTACAACACGATCCTGGTCAGCCCCGAGTACGCCAACGCCGGCACCGACCCGATGCTGGTCGTGCCGACCACCGGCTCGCCGTACGACAACACCGACCTCGGCAGCGGCCACGGCACCCACGTCGCAGGCATCGTCGCCGCCGACGGCAGCACCGGCGCCGAGCACATCGGTGTCGCCCCCGACGCGAAGCTCGCCTGCTTCGCCATCGGCGCGGTCATCACCACCACCGCAGTCGTCACCGCCTACGACCACATGCTGGCCGACGACGACCTGTTCGACATCGACGTCATCAACAACTCCTGGGGCAACAGCTTCCGCCAGTACGACCCTGCGGACCCGGTCAACGTCGCGACGAAGGCCGTCACGAAGCGTGGCGCGGTCGTCGTCTTCTCCGCCGGCAACTCCGGCAGCGACGACGCCGAGGCCAGCGTCTCCCCCTTCAACCAGGCCCCCTGGGTGATCTCGGTGGCCGCGAGCGACCTCGACCGCAAGCGCGGCGACTTCTCGTCCAACGGGCTCGAGCACGACAACCTCCGCGCCGTGCCGATCGGCCCGGACGGGCACACGGTCGTCCGGGGTGACCGGTTCGGCTCCACCTCGCCCGACCTGACCGCCCCGGGCGTGCAGATCTCCTCGTCGTGCGACAGCACCGGCAGCGTGATCGGCCCCTGCCCGCAGGGCGGCAACGCCTCCGCCTCGGGCACCTCGATGTCCTCGCCCCACATCGCCGGCGTCGCGGCCGTGCTGGTGCAGGCCAACCCGCGCCTGACCCCGCGCCAGGTGCAGGACGCGCTCAAGGCCACCGCCACCCGCGTGACCGGCGACGCCGGGACCGTCTTGTCCTACCAGGTCGGCTACGGCCACGTGAACCTCGACCAGGCCGTGCGCCTGGTCCAGGGCAGGTCGGGCAAGCGCCTCTCGCGCGCCATCTCCAAGCGGATGCGTGCCGCGGATCGTCGCCTGGCCCGTGAGGACGCCTGGAGCGTGCGCCGCAGCGACGTGTGGCAGGACGACGCACCCGTGCTGACGCTCGGCGGGTCGTACTCCGAGACCCACGACGTGCGGGTCGGACGGCGCACCGACGCGCTCAAGGTCGCGCTGGTCTACCCGACCCCGGGCACGGCGGCGAACCTCGCGCTCTACACCGCCACCGTGCGCGACGCCGACGGCGAGCAGGTCGCCCGGACCACGACCGAGATCGGTTACAGCACCGGCAGCGCGTCCGCGCTCGTCGAGGGACTGGCCCCGGGGCGCTACACCGTCGAGGTCAGCGGTGACTACTCCGTCTCCGACCCCGACACGATCGACAGCGACTCCGTCAACGGCCGGGTCGTGTTCCTCCAGGTCGCCCAGCTGCGCAAGCGCCGCTGA
- a CDS encoding response regulator: MRVLVVDDDPDLSMLMALVLSHQGGHAVDTAGDGVEALERLDDAEYDLVVLDWNMPRLDGLGLCAAIRSDQDRSDLPLLMVTALPDHARARASGIDQVLGKPFSNSALVDAVDGLLGRRACGR; encoded by the coding sequence ATGCGCGTACTCGTCGTGGACGACGATCCGGACCTGTCGATGCTGATGGCACTCGTGCTCTCCCACCAGGGCGGGCACGCCGTCGACACCGCCGGGGACGGCGTGGAGGCTCTCGAGCGCCTCGACGACGCGGAGTACGACCTCGTGGTGCTCGACTGGAACATGCCCCGCCTCGACGGTCTCGGCCTGTGCGCCGCCATCCGCAGCGACCAGGACCGGAGCGACCTGCCCCTGCTGATGGTGACCGCCCTCCCGGACCACGCCCGGGCGCGGGCATCAGGCATCGACCAGGTGCTCGGCAAGCCGTTCAGCAACTCGGCCCTGGTCGACGCCGTCGACGGCCTGCTGGGCCGGCGGGCCTGCGGGCGCTGA